In Dehalococcoidia bacterium, the following are encoded in one genomic region:
- a CDS encoding acetoacetate decarboxylase family protein: MTRYVKSAEEIRALLRLHAEPAFLGRRGLAIQFETDPAFVRAVLPPPLVPAERPLASVGISSFRASNCVGPFDGGAITVRCRYGEGGGIEGQYCITMPMSTDTAVIYGRELYAEPKKLAAVTLEREGNRARATVTRHGVAYIELDAELSEPVPDGDSEVNNFYFKYTIAADGSGLDHDPLLVCVRSESTIRNAVRGSGTIRFAASPHDPVADIPIVRVLGAVWSEGDTFTHGRTLGSVPADQFLPYAFAKMDDLTCVAASAEALAPIG, encoded by the coding sequence ATGACGCGCTATGTGAAATCGGCCGAGGAGATCCGCGCGCTGCTGCGCCTGCACGCCGAGCCGGCCTTTCTGGGCCGCCGCGGCCTCGCGATCCAGTTCGAGACGGACCCCGCGTTCGTGCGCGCCGTGCTGCCGCCGCCGCTCGTGCCGGCGGAGCGGCCGCTGGCTTCGGTGGGCATCAGCTCGTTCCGCGCCTCCAACTGCGTCGGGCCGTTCGACGGCGGCGCGATCACCGTGCGCTGCCGCTACGGCGAAGGTGGTGGAATCGAAGGGCAGTACTGCATCACCATGCCGATGAGCACCGACACCGCCGTGATCTACGGCCGCGAGCTGTACGCCGAGCCGAAGAAGCTCGCCGCTGTCACGCTCGAACGCGAAGGCAACCGCGCCCGCGCCACGGTCACGCGCCATGGCGTCGCCTATATCGAGCTCGACGCCGAGCTGAGCGAGCCGGTGCCCGACGGCGATTCCGAGGTGAACAACTTCTACTTCAAGTACACGATCGCCGCCGACGGCAGCGGTCTCGACCACGACCCGCTGCTCGTCTGCGTGCGCAGCGAATCCACGATCCGTAACGCCGTGCGCGGCAGCGGCACGATCCGCTTCGCCGCCAGCCCGCACGACCCCGTGGCCGATATCCCCATCGTGCGCGTGCTCGGCGCCGTCTGGAGCGAGGGCGACACCTTCACCCACGGCCGCACCCTCGGCAGCGTGCCGGCGGACCAGTTCCTGCCCTACGCCTTCGCCAAGATGGACGACCTGACGTGCGTCGCCGCGTCCGCGGAGGCGCTCGCGCCGATCGGTTAA
- a CDS encoding maleylpyruvate isomerase N-terminal domain-containing protein, producing MNPESEALARRFEQSATEAEAEIAAIPDVRWDALCAAEGWPVAVVACHVAEGHRFIAGAIRRAAGLCEIDPLGGEDIHTINARHAREHFAVAKDEVLRASHENTAYLAGIIRALTPEQLERTRELAPGRPRLSVRQIVELAACGHIENHMQSVRAAVRGQGVTA from the coding sequence GTGAATCCGGAGTCCGAGGCGCTGGCGCGGCGCTTCGAGCAGTCCGCAACCGAGGCGGAGGCCGAGATCGCCGCCATCCCCGATGTTCGCTGGGACGCGCTCTGCGCCGCCGAGGGCTGGCCGGTGGCCGTCGTCGCTTGCCACGTCGCCGAGGGGCATCGCTTCATCGCCGGCGCGATCCGGCGCGCCGCCGGCCTCTGCGAGATCGACCCGCTGGGCGGCGAGGACATCCACACGATCAACGCCCGCCACGCGCGCGAGCACTTCGCCGTCGCTAAGGACGAGGTGCTGCGCGCCTCGCACGAGAACACCGCCTATCTCGCCGGCATCATCCGGGCGTTGACACCTGAGCAGCTCGAGCGCACCCGCGAGCTGGCGCCGGGCCGGCCGCGGCTGAGCGTGCGCCAAATCGTCGAGCTGGCCGCCTGCGGCCACATCGAGAACCACATGCAGAGCGTCCGCGCCGCCGTGCGCGGCCAGGGCGTCACGGCCTGA